The DNA window GCCGCGATCCCCGCCAGGAAGGCCGGAAGCGCCAGCACGTTGGCCGCCAGCCCGATGCCCCCCGCCGCCAGCGGCGCGCGCCGCACCACGTCGCTCGCCTGCTCCAGGTACGAGCGGCCGTAGAAGGTCAGCGCCAGCCCCAGCCCCCCCAGCACCAGGCCGAGAGACAGCGTCCGCACCAGCCCCGCCCACCCCTGGCCCAGCGCGCCCAGCCAGCCGCGCCGCATGTGGATGGCCTGCGTGGCGCCCGCGGCCTTGGAGCGCGGCGTGCCCTCCTGCACCTTGCCCAGCACGCTTCCGCCGTTGTTCACCAGCTTGCCGCCGGTGACCACCGCGTCGCCGTAGACCACGGCACCGCGCTCCAGTACCAGGTTTCCGGCGCCCACCACCGCGTCGCCGTGAATTTCGCCGCTCACCGTCAGCGAGCCGTTGGCCACCACCACGTCGCCCTCGATCACCTCGTCGGCGCCGATGGAGCGCTGGCCGCTGAACCACACGCGGTCGCCGTGATGGAGGGTGCGCCCCTCCAGCCCCGTGTGGGGGTGCCCGGCGGGAGCCTGCGCCGCCAGCCCGGGAGCGAACGCCAGCCCAAGGGCCAGCGCGGCGCGCGTGATCAAAAGGTTACGCATGGATCATCCCTCCCGTGTGCGGCGTGCGGAGCAGGCGCGCCATCGCCCAGGCCGAAGCCGGGATGGCGGCCAGCAGCACCAGGAGCAGCACCGGCACCCCGCCCGCCGTGGGGCCGGGGATGGCCGCCAGCGCATCGGCGCCCCACTGGAACAGGCCGGTGCGGATCAGCGTTTCGGTGCCCTCGGAAAGCAGGTTCCACGACACGTCGCGCGCCCAGCCGCGGACCGCGTTCCACAGCGAGCCCATGCCGGTCACGGGGTCGCCGCCCATCCATGTGCCCAGTCCCGCCAGCACCGGCAGCGGCACCAGCACCAGGGCCAGCAGCATCATCCATCCGCGCCGGGCGCGCGGCGCGGTGCGCTCCTCCTTGGCCGGCACCGCCGCGGCGGCCGGGGCCGCCTGGGGCTGCACCACCACCCGCGACATCACCAGGTCGGCGAAGCGGGGCGAGGGCTCCAGCTGGGGAAGCGCGGAAAGCGCCGCGAGCAGGGAGCGTGCGCTCTCCAGCTCCGTC is part of the Longimicrobium sp. genome and encodes:
- a CDS encoding polymer-forming cytoskeletal protein, which translates into the protein MRNLLITRAALALGLAFAPGLAAQAPAGHPHTGLEGRTLHHGDRVWFSGQRSIGADEVIEGDVVVANGSLTVSGEIHGDAVVGAGNLVLERGAVVYGDAVVTGGKLVNNGGSVLGKVQEGTPRSKAAGATQAIHMRRGWLGALGQGWAGLVRTLSLGLVLGGLGLALTFYGRSYLEQASDVVRRAPLAAGGIGLAANVLALPAFLAGIAALALTIIGIPLLLVFVPLFWTVLCALAGVGILAVAHALGERTAERSGSYEPIHRNAYSYLVTGLVVLLAPLLVSNVLVMTPFIGWVGGLVGMLAGTVLWLAASVGAGAVLIVAVRAWRERGYRRGWDGMDDLGTGSAHTA